In Oryza sativa Japonica Group chromosome 2, ASM3414082v1, the following are encoded in one genomic region:
- the LOC107279934 gene encoding uncharacterized protein, with protein sequence MCVVLVCDEPERVVATYQAPGRCPYCGGGVVATDVESAPRLCFLPLCFRLRRRFFCSLCSRRLVSVA encoded by the coding sequence ATGTGCGTGGTGCTGGTGTGCGACGAGCCGGAGCGCGTGGTGGCGACGTACCAGGCGCCCGGCCGCTGCCCCTactgcggcggcggggtggtcgCCACCGACGTCGAGAGCGCCCCACGCCTCTGCTTCCTCCCGCTCTgcttccgcctccgccgccgcttcttctgcTCCCtctgctcccgccgcctcgtctCCGTCGCCTAA